A section of the Myxococcus virescens genome encodes:
- a CDS encoding FAD-dependent oxidoreductase: protein MSEARKDTVTVVGAGLVGSLLSIYLARRGHTVELLERRPDMRSELVDAGRSINLAISTRGLHALRQVGLEDEALKHAIPMRGRMIHPPQGELVYQPYGKDDSQHINAMSRGWLNAFLMTAAEATGKVRIRFKQRVTDVDFGSGALTVHDDATGAARQEPGRVVFGTDGSASAIRQALEKRPDFQGTQEQLGHGYKELTIPAGPGGAFQMEKHALHIWPRGTFMLIALPDEEGSFTCTLFLPWQGPVSFASLDTPAKLEAFFGAQFPDAKALIPDLVETFFSRPTGSMVTVKGAPWHAGGQTLLLGDAAHAIVPFFGQGMNCGFEDCVVLDQLLGQGAGWEQVFTDFERLRKTNADAIADMAVENFVEMRDSTGDPRFLFRKAVEKVLLNAFPGEFVSRYSLVSFSHVPYRLAYQLGALTDGIVSELSEGLPRAEDVDLKRAAELIRSRLTPFMKEHADGFRTEG from the coding sequence GTGAGTGAGGCGCGCAAGGACACCGTCACCGTGGTGGGCGCGGGACTGGTGGGCTCGCTGCTCTCCATCTACCTGGCGCGCCGGGGCCACACCGTGGAACTGCTGGAGCGGCGCCCGGACATGCGGAGCGAGCTGGTCGACGCGGGCCGCTCCATCAACCTGGCCATCTCCACGCGCGGGCTGCACGCGCTGCGGCAGGTGGGCCTGGAAGACGAGGCGCTGAAGCACGCCATCCCCATGCGCGGGCGGATGATTCACCCGCCGCAAGGCGAGCTCGTCTACCAGCCCTACGGCAAGGACGACTCGCAGCACATCAACGCGATGTCGCGCGGGTGGCTGAACGCCTTCCTCATGACGGCGGCGGAGGCCACCGGGAAGGTGCGCATCCGCTTCAAGCAGCGGGTGACGGACGTGGACTTCGGCTCGGGCGCGCTCACGGTGCACGACGACGCCACCGGAGCGGCGCGCCAGGAGCCCGGCCGCGTGGTGTTCGGCACGGACGGCTCCGCCTCTGCCATCCGCCAGGCCCTGGAGAAGCGGCCGGACTTCCAGGGGACGCAGGAGCAGCTCGGCCACGGGTACAAAGAGTTGACGATTCCGGCGGGCCCCGGCGGCGCGTTCCAGATGGAGAAGCACGCGCTCCACATCTGGCCTCGCGGCACGTTCATGTTGATTGCCCTGCCCGACGAGGAAGGCAGCTTCACCTGCACGCTGTTCCTGCCCTGGCAGGGGCCGGTGAGCTTCGCGTCCCTGGACACGCCCGCGAAGCTGGAGGCGTTCTTCGGCGCGCAGTTCCCAGACGCGAAGGCGCTCATCCCGGACCTGGTGGAGACGTTCTTCTCGCGCCCCACGGGCAGCATGGTGACGGTGAAGGGCGCGCCCTGGCACGCGGGTGGGCAGACGCTGCTGCTGGGCGACGCGGCGCACGCCATCGTCCCGTTCTTCGGCCAGGGGATGAACTGCGGCTTCGAGGACTGCGTCGTCCTGGACCAACTGCTGGGACAGGGCGCCGGCTGGGAGCAGGTCTTCACGGACTTCGAACGCCTGCGCAAGACGAACGCGGACGCCATCGCCGACATGGCGGTGGAGAACTTCGTCGAGATGCGCGACAGCACCGGCGACCCGCGCTTCCTGTTTCGGAAGGCCGTGGAGAAGGTGCTGCTCAACGCCTTCCCGGGCGAGTTCGTCAGCCGCTACTCCCTGGTGAGCTTCAGCCACGTGCCTTACCGGCTGGCCTATCAGCTGGGTGCGCTGACGGACGGCATCGTCTCCGAGCTGAGCGAGGGCCTGCCGCGGGCGGAGGACGTGGACCTGAAGCGCGCGGCGGAGCTCATCCGGAGCCGGCTGACACCATTCATGAAGGAGCACGCTGATGGATTTCGGACTGAAGGGTAG
- the nbaC gene encoding 3-hydroxyanthranilate 3,4-dioxygenase, translated as MGRLTPINFKKWIDEHRHLLKPPVGNQQVWEDREFMVTVVGGPNARTDFHINEGEEFFYQLEGTMNLRVIDEGQVQDIPIHEGEIFLLPPNVPHSPQRPAGTVGLVLERRRQPKELDGFMWLCPQCGEKLYEEFVHVTNLVTQLPPIFEHFYGNPDNCTCKKCGTKVVKGGPAR; from the coding sequence ATGGGCCGCCTGACCCCCATCAACTTCAAGAAGTGGATTGATGAGCACCGCCACCTGCTCAAGCCCCCCGTGGGCAACCAGCAGGTGTGGGAGGACCGGGAGTTCATGGTCACCGTCGTCGGCGGGCCCAACGCGCGCACGGACTTCCACATCAACGAGGGCGAGGAGTTCTTCTACCAGCTCGAGGGCACGATGAACCTGCGGGTCATCGACGAGGGCCAGGTGCAGGACATCCCCATCCACGAAGGGGAGATATTCCTGCTGCCGCCCAACGTGCCCCACTCGCCCCAGCGTCCTGCGGGCACGGTGGGCCTGGTGCTGGAGCGCCGCCGCCAGCCGAAGGAGCTGGACGGCTTCATGTGGCTGTGCCCGCAGTGCGGCGAGAAGCTCTACGAAGAGTTCGTGCATGTCACCAACCTGGTGACGCAGCTGCCGCCCATCTTCGAACACTTCTACGGCAACCCCGACAACTGCACCTGCAAGAAGTGTGGGACGAAGGTGGTCAAGGGAGGTCCTGCCCGTTGA
- the kynU gene encoding kynureninase, translating into MTTPYPFEDSEAFARKLDAEDALRGYRDAFHFPPGPDGKPVVYLAGNSLGLQPRNAARYIQEELEDWARLGVEGHHHGRHPWLHYHELVTEHAARLVGAKPLEVVVMNTLSVNLHLMMVSFYRPTKQRFKILVEAGAFPSDQYAVASQVRFHGYDAREAVLELTPRAGEETLRTEDILATLEQHGHEVALVMLGSVNYLTGQAFDLAAITKAAHAKGCFVGFDLAHGAGNLKLSLHEDGPDFAVWCSYKYLNAGPGALGGVFVHERHANTKDLPRFEGWWGHDKQTRFQMGPTFSALPGAEGWQLSNPPIFQLAALRASLELFDQAGMAALRAKSERLTGFLEFLLDRLPEGFVRITTPRDVKQRGAQLSLRFRGEPQGLLKRLGDAGIICDFRKPDIIRAAPAPLYNSFMDVYRFVKTLEGHARE; encoded by the coding sequence ATGACGACGCCGTACCCCTTCGAGGACTCCGAGGCCTTCGCGCGGAAGCTGGACGCGGAAGACGCGCTGCGCGGCTACCGCGACGCGTTCCACTTCCCGCCCGGCCCGGACGGCAAGCCGGTGGTGTACCTGGCGGGCAACTCGCTGGGCCTCCAGCCGCGCAACGCCGCGCGCTACATCCAGGAGGAGTTGGAGGACTGGGCGCGGCTGGGCGTGGAGGGACACCACCACGGCCGCCACCCGTGGCTGCACTACCACGAGCTCGTCACCGAGCATGCCGCGCGGCTGGTGGGCGCCAAGCCGTTGGAAGTGGTGGTGATGAACACCCTGTCGGTGAACCTGCACCTGATGATGGTGTCGTTCTACCGGCCCACGAAGCAGCGCTTCAAAATCCTGGTGGAGGCCGGCGCCTTCCCGTCGGACCAGTACGCCGTCGCCTCCCAGGTGCGCTTCCACGGCTACGACGCGCGCGAAGCCGTGCTGGAGCTCACGCCCCGCGCGGGCGAGGAGACGCTGCGCACCGAGGACATCCTCGCCACGCTGGAGCAGCACGGCCACGAGGTGGCGCTGGTGATGCTGGGCAGCGTGAACTACCTCACCGGGCAGGCCTTCGACCTGGCCGCGATTACGAAGGCCGCGCACGCCAAGGGCTGCTTCGTCGGCTTCGACCTGGCGCACGGCGCGGGCAACCTGAAGCTGTCGCTGCACGAAGACGGACCGGACTTCGCGGTGTGGTGCTCATACAAGTACCTCAACGCGGGCCCGGGCGCGCTGGGCGGCGTGTTCGTCCACGAACGGCACGCGAACACGAAGGACCTGCCCCGCTTCGAAGGCTGGTGGGGTCACGACAAGCAGACCCGCTTCCAGATGGGGCCCACCTTCAGCGCGCTGCCGGGCGCGGAGGGGTGGCAGCTCTCCAACCCGCCCATCTTCCAGCTCGCGGCGCTGCGCGCGTCCCTGGAGCTGTTCGACCAGGCCGGCATGGCGGCGCTGCGCGCCAAGAGCGAGCGCCTCACCGGCTTCCTGGAGTTCCTGTTGGACAGGCTGCCCGAGGGCTTCGTGCGCATCACCACGCCCCGGGACGTGAAGCAGCGCGGCGCCCAGCTGTCCCTGCGCTTCCGGGGCGAGCCCCAGGGCCTGCTGAAGCGGCTGGGTGACGCGGGCATCATCTGCGACTTCCGCAAGCCGGACATCATCCGCGCCGCACCCGCGCCGCTCTACAACTCCTTCATGGACGTGTACCGCTTCGTGAAGACGCTGGAGGGCCACGCCCGTGAGTGA
- a CDS encoding RidA family protein, with amino-acid sequence MSSDSARVDSQKAPEPVGLYPHARRVGNLLFLSGVGPRERGTKKIPGVELDAEGNIVSYDIEAQCHSVFRNVRYILEDAGASWDKLVDVTVYLTDMKKDFPTFNRLWAEYFKDNPPCRTTLEINRLPTPIAIELKCIATIGGE; translated from the coding sequence GTGAGCAGTGACAGCGCACGAGTCGATTCGCAGAAGGCCCCCGAACCGGTGGGCCTGTACCCCCACGCCCGGCGCGTGGGCAACCTCCTGTTCCTGTCCGGCGTGGGCCCGCGCGAGCGCGGCACGAAGAAGATTCCCGGGGTGGAGCTGGACGCGGAGGGCAACATCGTCTCCTACGACATCGAGGCGCAGTGCCACTCGGTGTTCCGCAACGTCCGCTACATCCTGGAGGACGCGGGCGCGTCCTGGGACAAGCTGGTGGACGTGACGGTGTACCTCACCGACATGAAGAAGGACTTCCCCACCTTCAACCGGCTGTGGGCGGAGTACTTCAAGGACAACCCGCCGTGCCGCACCACGCTCGAAATCAACCGGCTGCCCACGCCGATTGCCATCGAGCTCAAGTGCATCGCCACCATCGGAGGTGAATGA
- a CDS encoding aldehyde dehydrogenase, which translates to MEKVLNYIGGELLPARGGGWLDKPEPATAETYAHVPDSDASDVQHAVEAAARAFPAWAATPATERSRMLRRIADGIRSRLDAFARAESIDTGKPLSVASTVDIPRSILNFEFFADAVTQFSSEAHQTDDVALNYTLRAPLGVVGCISPWNLPLYLLTWKIAPALAMGNCVVAKPSEVTPMTAYLLAQVCRDVGLPPGVLNLVHGLGPKVGAAMSEHPDISAISFTGSTRTGAEIARVAAPAFKKLSLEMGGKNPNVIFADCDFDEALATTLRSSFANQGQICLCGPRIFVQRPLYERFKEALVTRTRALKVGDPLEAGTDQGALVSQPHFDKVLGYVSLAKQEGGRILTGGQRANVPGRCRNGWFVEPTLIEGLDAGCRTNQEEIFGPVASITPFDSEDEVLAWANSTRYGLAASVWTQDVKRAHRFASRLHSGIVWVNTWMLRDLRTPFGGVKDSGVGREGGWDALRFFTEPKNVCIKL; encoded by the coding sequence ATGGAGAAGGTACTCAACTACATCGGTGGTGAGCTGCTGCCCGCGCGCGGAGGCGGGTGGCTGGACAAGCCCGAGCCCGCGACGGCCGAGACGTATGCCCACGTGCCGGACTCCGATGCGTCCGACGTCCAGCACGCGGTGGAGGCCGCCGCGCGGGCCTTCCCCGCCTGGGCCGCCACCCCGGCCACCGAGCGCTCGCGCATGCTGCGCCGTATCGCGGACGGCATCCGGAGCCGCCTGGACGCCTTCGCCCGCGCGGAGTCCATTGACACCGGCAAGCCGCTGTCGGTCGCCTCCACGGTGGACATCCCGCGCAGCATCCTCAACTTCGAGTTCTTCGCGGACGCGGTGACGCAGTTCTCCAGCGAGGCGCACCAGACGGACGACGTGGCCCTCAACTACACCCTGCGCGCGCCGCTGGGCGTGGTGGGCTGCATCTCCCCGTGGAACCTGCCGCTGTACCTGCTGACGTGGAAGATTGCCCCGGCGCTCGCCATGGGGAACTGCGTGGTGGCCAAGCCGTCCGAGGTGACGCCGATGACGGCGTACCTGCTGGCCCAGGTCTGCCGCGACGTGGGTCTGCCGCCGGGCGTGCTCAACCTGGTGCACGGCCTGGGCCCCAAGGTGGGCGCCGCGATGAGCGAGCACCCGGACATCAGCGCCATCTCCTTCACCGGCAGCACCCGCACCGGCGCGGAGATTGCCCGCGTGGCGGCGCCCGCCTTCAAGAAGCTGTCGCTGGAGATGGGCGGCAAGAATCCCAACGTCATCTTCGCGGACTGCGACTTCGATGAGGCGCTGGCCACCACGCTGCGCTCGTCCTTCGCCAACCAGGGGCAAATCTGTCTCTGCGGCCCGCGCATCTTCGTCCAGCGGCCCCTCTACGAGCGCTTCAAGGAGGCGCTGGTCACCCGCACGCGCGCGCTCAAGGTGGGAGACCCGCTGGAGGCGGGCACGGACCAGGGCGCGCTCGTGTCGCAGCCGCACTTCGACAAGGTGCTGGGCTACGTGAGCCTGGCGAAGCAGGAGGGTGGCCGCATCCTCACCGGCGGACAGCGCGCCAACGTGCCCGGACGCTGCCGCAACGGCTGGTTCGTGGAGCCCACCCTCATCGAGGGCCTGGACGCGGGGTGCCGCACCAACCAGGAGGAAATCTTCGGCCCGGTGGCCAGCATCACGCCCTTCGACTCGGAGGACGAGGTGCTCGCGTGGGCCAACTCCACCCGGTACGGCCTGGCCGCCAGCGTGTGGACCCAGGACGTGAAGCGCGCGCACCGCTTCGCCTCGCGGCTGCACAGCGGCATCGTCTGGGTGAACACGTGGATGCTGCGCGATTTGCGCACGCCCTTCGGCGGCGTGAAGGACTCCGGTGTGGGACGCGAGGGCGGCTGGGACGCGCTGCGCTTCTTCACCGAGCCGAAGAACGTCTGCATCAAGCTGTGA
- a CDS encoding alpha/beta hydrolase family protein — MSSMWVLETPAPTADARMAYGGEPHQFGDLRMPEGPGPHPVVVVIHGGFWRAKYDLEHAGHLCADLTRRGFATWSLEYRRVGHDGGGWPGTLEDVARGTDFLRTLAQAHALDLSRVVALGHSAGGHLAAWLGARHRLRPGDALYSAAPLPLHGVVPLAGVVDLPRAFAHRLGDGIVETFLGGTPSSVPERYRTASPAALQPLGVPQVLVHGAEDDTVPVLMSEDFCARGRELGDDVRIVTLPGAGHFEVIDPKAPEWGKVVEAVRSLVWGGAPASESVGSEAPLRAAVHRDGLTGDV; from the coding sequence ATGAGCTCGATGTGGGTCCTGGAGACGCCCGCTCCCACCGCGGATGCGCGCATGGCGTATGGCGGGGAGCCCCACCAGTTCGGGGACCTGCGAATGCCCGAAGGGCCTGGGCCGCACCCGGTGGTGGTCGTCATCCATGGCGGCTTCTGGCGCGCGAAGTACGACCTGGAGCATGCCGGGCACCTGTGCGCGGACCTGACCCGGCGCGGCTTCGCGACGTGGAGCCTGGAGTACCGGCGCGTGGGGCACGACGGCGGTGGCTGGCCCGGCACGCTGGAGGACGTGGCGCGCGGCACGGACTTCTTGCGCACGCTCGCACAGGCCCATGCGCTGGACCTCTCACGCGTCGTGGCGCTGGGCCACTCGGCGGGAGGGCACCTGGCGGCGTGGCTGGGGGCCCGGCACCGGCTGCGGCCCGGCGATGCGCTTTACAGTGCGGCGCCGTTGCCCCTGCATGGCGTGGTGCCGCTGGCGGGCGTCGTGGACCTGCCGCGCGCGTTCGCGCACCGGCTGGGGGACGGCATCGTGGAGACGTTCCTGGGCGGCACGCCGTCCTCGGTGCCGGAGCGCTATCGCACCGCCTCGCCCGCGGCGCTCCAGCCGCTCGGGGTGCCCCAGGTGCTCGTCCACGGCGCGGAGGACGACACCGTGCCCGTGTTGATGAGCGAGGACTTCTGCGCGCGCGGCCGTGAGCTGGGAGACGACGTCCGCATCGTCACGTTGCCGGGCGCGGGGCACTTCGAGGTCATCGACCCCAAGGCTCCGGAGTGGGGCAAGGTGGTGGAGGCCGTGCGCTCCCTGGTGTGGGGGGGCGCACCCGCCTCCGAGTCCGTTGGCTCAGAAGCCCCGTTGCGCGCCGCCGTCCACCGCGATGGACTGACCGGTGATGTATGA
- a CDS encoding SDR family oxidoreductase has protein sequence MDFGLKGRRALVMGASAGLGYAIAEALVKEGATVAICSRGGDKLEQAAKKLGAALAVPCDLTQPGAAKALVETVNAKLGGVDVLVVNTGGPPAGGFESLTAEQWQLGFQSLWMAAVDGIQAVLPGMKERQWGRIVLVTSLAAREAMSNLTISNGLRAGLLGLVKTVSNEVAQHGVTLNAVLPGYHATERMQQLGLTDEKVAPQIPARRLGRPEELAALTAFLSSEQASYITGQSIAVDGGAQRGF, from the coding sequence ATGGATTTCGGACTGAAGGGTAGGCGCGCGCTGGTGATGGGCGCGTCCGCGGGGCTGGGCTACGCCATCGCGGAGGCGCTGGTGAAGGAAGGCGCCACGGTGGCCATCTGCTCGCGCGGTGGCGACAAGCTGGAGCAGGCCGCCAAGAAGCTGGGCGCGGCGCTCGCGGTGCCGTGTGATTTGACGCAGCCCGGGGCCGCGAAGGCGCTGGTCGAAACCGTCAACGCGAAGCTGGGCGGCGTGGACGTCCTCGTGGTGAACACGGGCGGGCCCCCGGCGGGCGGCTTCGAGTCGCTGACGGCGGAGCAGTGGCAGCTCGGCTTCCAGAGCCTGTGGATGGCCGCGGTGGACGGCATCCAGGCGGTGCTCCCGGGGATGAAGGAGCGCCAGTGGGGCCGCATCGTCCTGGTGACGTCGCTGGCGGCGCGCGAGGCGATGAGCAACCTGACCATCTCCAACGGCCTGCGCGCGGGCCTGCTCGGGCTCGTGAAGACGGTGAGCAACGAGGTGGCGCAGCACGGCGTCACGCTGAACGCGGTGCTACCGGGCTACCACGCCACCGAGCGCATGCAGCAGCTCGGGCTGACGGATGAGAAGGTGGCGCCGCAGATTCCCGCGCGGAGGCTGGGCCGCCCGGAGGAGCTGGCCGCGCTCACGGCGTTCCTCTCCTCCGAGCAGGCGTCATACATCACCGGTCAGTCCATCGCGGTGGACGGCGGCGCGCAACGGGGCTTCTGA
- a CDS encoding amidohydrolase family protein: MKVDIHTHLLPAHLPRFAERYGYGGFITLDHHAPCRARMLRDDGKFFREIESNCWDPVKRIEECDAAGVHVQVLSTIPVMFGYWTKPEHGADLARFLNDHLASVVHAHPKRFVGLGTVPLQSPELAVRELERCVKELGLAGVQIGSHVNDWNLSDPALFPFFEAASALGASVFVHPWDMMGEAKMQKYWLPWLVGMPAEVSLAICSVIFGGVLERLPKLRFAFAHGGGAFPHTLGRIQHGFEARPDLVAVDNKVPPRDYLGRFWVDSLVHDPEALRYIVRLFGQDKVALGSDYPFPLGEDRPGTLIESLTELEPAARERLLWRNAFDWLGRAPEDFAP; this comes from the coding sequence TTGAAGGTCGACATCCACACGCACCTCCTCCCCGCCCACCTGCCGCGCTTCGCCGAGCGCTACGGCTACGGCGGCTTCATCACCCTGGACCACCACGCGCCCTGCCGCGCGCGCATGCTCCGGGATGACGGCAAGTTCTTCCGCGAAATCGAAAGCAACTGCTGGGACCCGGTGAAGCGCATCGAGGAGTGCGACGCGGCCGGCGTCCACGTCCAGGTGCTGTCCACGATTCCCGTCATGTTCGGCTACTGGACGAAGCCGGAGCACGGCGCGGACCTGGCGCGCTTCCTCAATGACCACCTCGCCTCCGTGGTGCACGCGCACCCCAAGCGCTTCGTGGGCCTGGGCACGGTGCCGCTCCAGTCCCCGGAGCTGGCGGTGCGCGAGCTGGAGCGCTGCGTGAAGGAGCTGGGGCTGGCCGGTGTGCAGATTGGCTCGCACGTCAACGACTGGAACCTGTCCGACCCGGCGCTGTTCCCCTTCTTCGAGGCCGCCAGCGCGCTGGGCGCGTCCGTCTTCGTCCACCCGTGGGACATGATGGGCGAGGCGAAGATGCAGAAGTACTGGCTGCCGTGGCTGGTGGGCATGCCGGCCGAGGTGTCGCTGGCCATCTGCTCCGTCATCTTCGGCGGCGTGCTGGAGCGGCTGCCCAAGCTGCGCTTCGCCTTCGCGCACGGCGGCGGCGCCTTCCCCCACACGCTCGGCCGGATTCAGCACGGCTTCGAGGCCCGGCCGGACCTGGTGGCCGTGGACAACAAGGTGCCGCCCCGGGACTACCTGGGCCGCTTCTGGGTGGACTCGCTGGTCCACGACCCGGAGGCGCTGCGCTACATCGTCCGGCTCTTCGGGCAGGACAAGGTGGCGCTCGGCAGTGACTACCCCTTCCCCCTGGGCGAGGACCGCCCGGGCACGCTCATCGAGTCCCTGACCGAGCTGGAGCCCGCCGCGCGGGAGCGGCTGCTCTGGCGCAACGCCTTCGATTGGCTGGGACGCGCCCCCGAGGACTTCGCACCATGA
- a CDS encoding glutamine synthetase family protein encodes MDAKGLRTFLEIPYDELEERNLKVKEQRLKHIAQEKLRDERIEYLTKERAIKAVTVCFTDLEGRLHMLDYDKKFLIKSADNLTFDGSSIRGFSAQQESDLRLNIDWSAFYWLPSDIFGPGKVLVFSEVHERDGTQYQSDLRGRLKQLTESMYQKDGTVVHAAPEIEGFLFKGRDAEHHFHEKGHFDFISTGGYYHSLPGDVLRTFIDKVAEAQRAMGFQNEKDHPEVAPSQFEINFSYSEALIAADQIQLYKLLSRQVAAQLDCTASFLPKPVTGVNGNGMHMNLSLSKGGKNLFHDQNGPDGLSPMGWDFIDRILTSANDICLTLNSSVNAYRRLDPHFEAPNQIKASANNRGAMVRIPFGNERSARIECRSVAPDSNPYLVLYTLLRTGLEGPQPQEDAETKRSRTRFLPDNIFDAIRIFKGSQFVASILGENVQSKFAELKTTTAERSPKQLGTRVKYSEVKFHHEVTNQYLWNQF; translated from the coding sequence ATGGACGCGAAGGGGCTACGGACGTTCCTGGAGATTCCCTACGACGAGCTCGAGGAGCGCAACCTCAAGGTCAAGGAGCAGCGCCTCAAGCACATCGCGCAGGAGAAGCTCCGTGACGAGCGCATCGAGTACCTGACGAAGGAACGCGCCATCAAGGCGGTCACCGTGTGCTTCACCGACCTCGAGGGTCGGCTGCACATGCTGGACTACGACAAGAAGTTCCTCATCAAGAGCGCCGACAACCTCACCTTCGACGGCTCCTCCATCCGGGGCTTCTCCGCGCAGCAGGAGAGCGACCTGCGGCTGAACATCGACTGGAGCGCCTTCTATTGGCTGCCCTCGGACATCTTCGGCCCGGGCAAGGTGCTGGTGTTCAGCGAGGTGCACGAGCGTGACGGCACGCAGTACCAGTCCGACCTGCGTGGCAGGCTGAAGCAGCTCACCGAGTCGATGTACCAGAAAGACGGCACGGTGGTTCACGCGGCGCCTGAAATCGAGGGCTTCCTCTTCAAGGGCCGCGACGCCGAGCACCACTTCCACGAGAAGGGCCACTTCGACTTCATCTCCACCGGCGGCTACTACCACTCGCTGCCCGGTGACGTGCTGCGCACGTTCATCGACAAGGTGGCCGAGGCCCAGCGCGCCATGGGCTTCCAGAACGAGAAGGACCACCCCGAGGTGGCGCCCAGCCAGTTCGAAATCAACTTCTCGTACAGCGAGGCCCTCATCGCGGCCGACCAGATTCAGCTCTACAAGCTGCTCAGCCGCCAGGTGGCCGCGCAGCTGGACTGCACCGCCAGCTTCCTCCCGAAGCCGGTGACGGGCGTCAATGGCAACGGCATGCACATGAACCTGTCGCTGTCCAAGGGCGGGAAGAACCTCTTCCACGACCAGAACGGCCCGGACGGCCTCAGCCCCATGGGCTGGGACTTCATCGACCGCATCCTCACCAGCGCGAATGACATCTGCCTCACGCTCAACTCCAGCGTGAACGCGTACCGCCGCCTGGACCCGCACTTCGAGGCCCCCAACCAGATCAAGGCCAGCGCCAACAACCGCGGTGCCATGGTGCGCATCCCCTTCGGCAACGAGCGCAGCGCGCGCATCGAGTGCCGCTCGGTGGCGCCGGACTCCAACCCGTACCTGGTGCTCTACACCCTGCTGCGCACCGGCCTGGAGGGCCCGCAGCCGCAGGAGGACGCGGAGACCAAGCGCAGCCGCACCCGCTTCCTGCCGGACAACATCTTCGACGCCATCCGCATCTTCAAGGGCAGCCAGTTCGTGGCGTCCATCCTGGGTGAGAACGTGCAGAGCAAGTTCGCCGAGCTCAAGACGACCACGGCCGAGCGCAGCCCGAAGCAGCTGGGCACCCGTGTGAAGTACTCAGAGGTCAAGTTCCACCACGAGGTCACCAACCAGTACCTCTGGAACCAGTTCTAG
- a CDS encoding DUF2243 domain-containing protein, with translation MSARNRGPLVLAGLLLGVGLGGFVDGILLHQILQWHHMLSTPLPPDDVVRIKVNMFWDGLFHALTWVMTLAGVWTLWRVGQRSDVPWSTRTFVGAMLAGWGLFNVVEGVLDHQLFDLHHVKPGPNQLAWDVGFLVFGVLLIAVGWALGRAGREDRVPRGGLRVPHPAH, from the coding sequence GTGAGCGCCCGGAATCGCGGCCCGCTCGTGCTCGCGGGACTGCTGCTGGGCGTGGGCCTGGGCGGCTTCGTCGACGGCATCCTCCTGCACCAGATTCTCCAGTGGCACCACATGCTCTCCACGCCACTGCCGCCCGATGACGTGGTCCGCATCAAGGTGAACATGTTCTGGGATGGCCTCTTCCATGCCCTCACCTGGGTGATGACGCTGGCGGGCGTGTGGACACTGTGGCGCGTGGGACAGCGCTCCGACGTGCCGTGGTCCACCAGGACCTTCGTGGGCGCCATGCTGGCGGGCTGGGGCCTCTTCAACGTCGTCGAGGGAGTCCTCGACCACCAGCTCTTCGACCTGCACCACGTCAAGCCCGGGCCGAACCAGCTCGCGTGGGATGTGGGCTTCCTCGTCTTCGGCGTACTGCTCATCGCCGTGGGCTGGGCGTTGGGCCGCGCGGGCCGTGAGGACCGGGTCCCCCGGGGCGGACTGCGCGTGCCCCACCCCGCGCACTGA